A genomic window from Persephonella sp. includes:
- the rsmA gene encoding 16S rRNA (adenine(1518)-N(6)/adenine(1519)-N(6))-dimethyltransferase RsmA produces MKDKGFRTKKKFGQHLLIASGVIQKIVDEIDVKPEDIIVEIGVGTGQLTEEILKRNPKKLYGIEIDPEAYPIIEEKFSGYENFQLIKKDFFDVNLFELAEGQKIKVVGNLPYNVASLILVNMPFYLNIIQLCVFMLQKEVAEKLIAKPKTKQYTFLSVFIQTFFDVEYVMSVPARFFKPPPKVTSAVVKLIPKENPPIDKIKEYKNFVSHLFSARRKMLRTKLPVEVLKKADIPETARAEELTVEDFINLFKNS; encoded by the coding sequence TTGAAGGATAAAGGATTCCGAACAAAGAAAAAGTTCGGGCAGCACCTTTTAATAGCATCAGGGGTAATACAAAAAATAGTAGATGAGATAGATGTCAAGCCGGAAGATATTATTGTTGAAATAGGGGTAGGCACAGGGCAATTAACAGAAGAAATTTTAAAAAGAAATCCTAAAAAACTTTACGGAATAGAAATAGACCCTGAGGCCTATCCTATAATAGAGGAGAAATTTTCCGGATATGAAAATTTCCAGCTAATAAAAAAAGACTTTTTTGATGTTAATCTCTTTGAACTGGCAGAAGGTCAGAAAATCAAAGTAGTTGGAAATCTTCCCTATAATGTGGCATCTCTTATTCTGGTAAATATGCCTTTTTATCTTAATATTATCCAGCTTTGCGTATTCATGCTACAAAAAGAAGTAGCAGAAAAACTAATTGCAAAACCAAAAACCAAGCAATACACATTTTTATCTGTTTTCATACAGACATTTTTTGATGTGGAATACGTTATGAGTGTTCCTGCCAGATTTTTTAAACCACCACCTAAAGTAACATCCGCAGTTGTAAAACTTATCCCAAAAGAAAACCCTCCTATCGACAAAATAAAAGAGTATAAAAATTTTGTTTCTCATCTTTTTTCAGCCCGTAGAAAGATGCTCAGGACTAAATTGCCTGTTGAGGTTTTGAAAAAAGCAGATATCCCTGAGACTGCAAGGGCTGAAGAGTTAACAGTAGAAGACTTTATAAACCTTTTTAAAAATTCCTGA
- a CDS encoding iron-sulfur cluster assembly accessory protein — protein sequence MQSTVNFTVTEAAAAEIKRIADEQGIENPILRVRVVPGGCSGFQYAMGFDEAIEENDKVVELENGVKIAIDEFSAPYIGGAVLDYVQDFMGGGFTIKNPNAASSCGCGNSFSC from the coding sequence ATGCAATCAACTGTAAACTTTACTGTAACAGAAGCAGCTGCTGCTGAAATTAAAAGAATAGCTGATGAACAAGGAATAGAAAATCCAATCCTCAGAGTAAGAGTAGTTCCAGGTGGATGTTCAGGATTCCAATATGCAATGGGATTTGATGAAGCTATAGAAGAAAACGACAAAGTTGTTGAGCTGGAAAACGGCGTAAAAATTGCTATTGATGAGTTCTCAGCACCATATATCGGTGGAGCTGTTTTAGATTACGTTCAGGACTTTATGGGTGGCGGATTCACAATTAAGAATCCTAACGCTGCAAGCTCTTGCGGATGCGGTAACTCATTCTCTTGCTAA
- the porD gene encoding pyruvate synthase subunit PorD, with protein MSYELKPWNEIPIGSIVTEPGSSKINHTGSWRMLRPVLNYDKCTHCLICWIFCPDDSIPVSPQERFETDFDYCKGCGICAVECPYNALEMVPEMEIKLKELEEQL; from the coding sequence ATGAGCTATGAACTTAAACCATGGAATGAAATACCAATTGGTTCAATAGTTACCGAACCTGGTTCAAGTAAAATTAACCATACAGGTTCCTGGAGAATGCTCAGACCTGTCCTGAATTATGACAAATGCACACACTGCCTTATATGCTGGATTTTCTGTCCAGACGATTCTATTCCTGTATCTCCACAAGAAAGATTTGAGACTGATTTTGATTATTGCAAAGGTTGCGGAATATGTGCAGTTGAATGTCCATATAATGCTCTTGAGATGGTTCCAGAAATGGAAATTAAGCTTAAAGAGCTTGAAGAACAACTATAA
- a CDS encoding DUF302 domain-containing protein → MRAIIIAIALLIGYSYAYEDFVQYEKGYYYVVIKKGSFKVINAKLQEEITNHGWDVIHTINVDQTVKSKVPYKTHLLCKAKYLKQGVQYFKPIGVIIPCKMAIFVDGNNVVIMVEDVMELARIYAPGNKKFEGFLNQVKDEMIDILNRTAARFMSSKYTPYE, encoded by the coding sequence ATGAGAGCTATTATAATAGCTATAGCTCTTTTGATAGGCTATAGCTATGCTTACGAAGATTTTGTCCAGTATGAAAAGGGTTATTACTATGTGGTAATCAAGAAGGGCTCTTTCAAGGTGATAAATGCTAAATTGCAGGAGGAAATTACCAATCATGGATGGGATGTAATTCATACTATCAATGTTGACCAAACTGTAAAATCAAAAGTCCCTTACAAAACTCATCTGCTTTGCAAAGCCAAATATCTAAAACAGGGTGTTCAATATTTTAAACCTATCGGTGTTATTATCCCCTGTAAGATGGCAATATTTGTGGATGGGAATAATGTTGTGATTATGGTTGAGGATGTTATGGAACTTGCCAGAATTTATGCTCCGGGAAATAAAAAATTTGAAGGATTCTTGAATCAGGTTAAAGATGAGATGATAGATATTCTCAACAGAACTGCTGCCAGATTTATGAGTAGTAAATATACTCCTTATGAATAA
- the sppA gene encoding signal peptide peptidase SppA — protein MKKKIIIGILIFLGVFWFLSYLNYKSSPKIAVIEVKGVISGYMDTVSNIDKAQKDSSIKAVVLLVDSPGGAVGAAQEIYTAIEKLRKTKPVVVSMGNVAASGGYYISAPANVIYANPGTITGSIGVIIQHVDASQILNKIGIKIENIKSGQNKDILYPNHQLTPEQKKLLEATIKDVYDQFLDAIVKYRPIKKEELKKYADGRIFSGKQAQKLGLVDKLGNIQDAINEAKKLAKLEGKKVNIIFLKKEKGFLQKLTDSKISLSQILTVPQFMYLMKF, from the coding sequence ATGAAGAAGAAAATAATAATAGGAATTTTAATATTTCTGGGAGTTTTCTGGTTCTTATCTTATTTAAACTATAAATCTTCGCCTAAAATTGCCGTAATTGAGGTAAAAGGAGTAATATCCGGTTATATGGATACTGTTTCCAATATAGATAAAGCCCAAAAAGATTCCTCAATCAAGGCTGTAGTTTTACTGGTTGATAGCCCCGGTGGCGCAGTAGGTGCTGCACAAGAGATATATACTGCCATTGAAAAACTCAGAAAAACCAAGCCTGTTGTTGTGTCAATGGGAAATGTAGCCGCTTCAGGAGGTTATTATATAAGTGCACCTGCTAATGTTATATATGCAAATCCCGGAACAATAACCGGTTCCATAGGTGTGATTATCCAGCATGTAGATGCTTCACAAATCCTAAATAAAATAGGAATAAAAATAGAAAACATAAAAAGCGGTCAGAACAAAGATATTCTCTATCCAAATCACCAGCTTACTCCGGAACAGAAAAAACTCCTTGAAGCAACAATCAAAGATGTTTACGATCAGTTCTTAGATGCTATTGTTAAATACAGACCAATCAAAAAAGAAGAACTAAAAAAATATGCAGATGGAAGAATTTTTTCAGGAAAACAGGCTCAAAAGCTGGGATTAGTAGATAAGCTGGGGAATATTCAGGATGCAATTAATGAGGCAAAGAAACTGGCAAAATTAGAAGGAAAAAAGGTAAATATTATATTTCTTAAGAAAGAAAAAGGTTTTCTCCAGAAATTAACAGACTCAAAAATTTCGCTTTCCCAGATACTTACCGTTCCACAATTTATGTATCTGATGAAATTCTGA
- a CDS encoding thiamine pyrophosphate-dependent enzyme → MAKKRPIALLSELASHRETFGGHQPLAPGHRMCIGCGIPPIVNEVLLAINEPVIVANATGCLEVTTGVYPVTSWNVPWIHVNFQSTATVAAGVEAAYKVLKKKGVIPEDKKIHVVAFGGDGGTYDIGFQALSATAERGHNVLYVCYNNEGYQNTGYQRSSATPIGAYTKTTPVGKERVGKQEPRKDLTMIMAAHGIPYVAQASPHIFRDLTRKTKKAMSMEGFKFINVLEPCTLSWRFAPEDTMRIAKLAVETRYWPVFEVINGKYWKVNIKPKKPKPIEEYIAAQPRWKHVLKYPEVLERIQKEVDEKWNLLLHLEEMSKKLAEEEGIDYEELFKVPED, encoded by the coding sequence ATGGCAAAAAAGAGACCTATAGCATTATTATCAGAATTAGCTTCCCATAGAGAGACTTTTGGTGGTCATCAACCTCTCGCACCTGGTCATAGAATGTGTATTGGTTGTGGTATTCCACCAATTGTTAATGAAGTTTTACTTGCAATAAATGAACCTGTTATTGTTGCAAATGCAACAGGATGTCTTGAGGTTACAACAGGTGTTTATCCTGTTACATCCTGGAATGTTCCGTGGATACACGTAAACTTCCAATCAACTGCAACAGTTGCAGCTGGTGTTGAAGCTGCTTACAAAGTTCTCAAGAAAAAAGGAGTTATTCCTGAGGATAAGAAAATACACGTGGTGGCTTTCGGTGGAGATGGTGGAACTTACGATATCGGTTTTCAGGCTTTATCTGCTACAGCAGAAAGAGGACATAATGTTCTCTACGTTTGCTATAACAACGAAGGATATCAAAACACAGGATATCAAAGATCTTCTGCAACACCTATAGGAGCTTATACAAAAACAACACCTGTAGGAAAGGAACGTGTAGGAAAACAGGAACCAAGAAAAGACCTTACAATGATAATGGCTGCTCATGGAATTCCTTATGTGGCACAAGCTTCTCCACACATATTCAGAGACCTTACAAGAAAAACCAAAAAAGCAATGTCTATGGAAGGATTTAAGTTTATAAATGTTCTTGAACCTTGCACACTCTCATGGAGATTTGCTCCGGAAGATACAATGAGAATAGCAAAACTGGCCGTTGAAACAAGATACTGGCCTGTATTTGAAGTAATAAACGGAAAATATTGGAAAGTAAATATCAAACCTAAAAAACCAAAACCAATCGAAGAATACATTGCAGCTCAGCCAAGATGGAAACACGTTCTTAAATATCCTGAAGTTCTGGAAAGAATCCAGAAAGAAGTTGATGAAAAATGGAACCTCCTTCTTCACCTTGAAGAAATGTCTAAGAAACTTGCAGAAGAAGAAGGTATTGACTACGAAGAATTATTCAAAGTTCCAGAAGATTAA
- a CDS encoding 2-oxoacid:acceptor oxidoreductase family protein, with amino-acid sequence MATATDKSMREIRWHGRGGQGTVTAAKMLASAAIIRGKHGQAMPEFGLERSGTPVKVSTRISDQYINTRAPVEHPEIVIITDPSLMFTIKDVIKAGTDENTVFIVNTNFPADKVRKILDIPNNELWIVDASKIALEEFGRNIPNTAMLGAVAKATGIVDLDALKQEITEAFEASSKLRALLPQNLKALERGYEEVYKAE; translated from the coding sequence ATGGCAACCGCTACAGATAAGTCTATGAGAGAAATCCGCTGGCACGGTAGAGGTGGTCAAGGAACAGTTACAGCGGCAAAAATGCTTGCTTCAGCAGCGATTATCAGAGGAAAACACGGACAGGCGATGCCTGAATTTGGACTTGAAAGGTCAGGAACTCCTGTTAAAGTTTCAACAAGAATAAGTGACCAATATATAAATACAAGAGCCCCTGTAGAACACCCTGAAATAGTAATTATCACAGACCCATCTCTTATGTTTACGATAAAAGATGTTATCAAGGCCGGAACAGATGAAAATACAGTTTTTATTGTAAACACAAACTTCCCTGCAGACAAAGTCCGAAAAATCCTTGATATTCCAAATAACGAGCTATGGATTGTTGATGCTTCAAAAATAGCTTTAGAGGAATTTGGAAGAAATATTCCAAACACAGCTATGCTTGGGGCAGTTGCTAAAGCAACAGGAATTGTTGACCTTGATGCTTTAAAACAGGAAATCACAGAAGCATTTGAAGCCTCTTCTAAACTTAGAGCACTGCTTCCTCAAAACCTTAAAGCACTTGAAAGAGGATATGAAGAAGTTTATAAAGCTGAATAA
- the galU gene encoding UTP--glucose-1-phosphate uridylyltransferase GalU, which yields MLEVKKAVIPVAGFGTRFLPATKATPKEMMPIVDKPIIQYIVEEAVASGIDTIIFVTGRHKRAIEDHFDYAPDLEEALERAGKEELVKLVREVSNLANFIYIRQKEQLGLGHAILTAEPAIGNEPFAVLLGDELIINHEYPGLKQLIDVYRKFGKSVIGTTEVPKEETYKYGIVEGTFIEENIRLVNYLVEKPEPEEAPSTSAIIGRYILTPNIFDALKRTPFGKGGELQLTDALMTLRKDEVIYSKDIEGIRHDTGNKFGYIQAIVDFALEREDTRDFVKELILRKAKELEG from the coding sequence ATGCTTGAAGTAAAAAAAGCAGTTATTCCTGTTGCAGGATTTGGAACAAGATTTTTACCTGCCACAAAGGCAACTCCTAAGGAGATGATGCCTATTGTGGATAAACCTATAATCCAGTATATAGTTGAGGAAGCTGTTGCTTCAGGTATTGATACTATAATCTTCGTTACAGGTAGGCACAAAAGAGCAATAGAAGACCATTTTGATTATGCTCCAGACCTTGAGGAAGCTCTTGAGAGAGCAGGAAAAGAAGAACTTGTTAAGCTTGTTAGAGAAGTATCAAACCTTGCAAATTTCATATATATCAGACAAAAAGAGCAGCTTGGACTTGGTCATGCTATACTTACCGCTGAACCGGCTATAGGTAATGAGCCATTTGCCGTTTTACTGGGGGATGAATTAATCATAAACCATGAATATCCCGGATTAAAACAATTAATAGATGTTTACAGAAAATTCGGTAAATCTGTTATAGGAACAACAGAAGTTCCAAAGGAAGAAACATACAAATACGGAATAGTGGAAGGAACATTTATAGAAGAAAATATAAGACTGGTTAATTATCTGGTGGAAAAACCGGAACCGGAAGAAGCTCCGTCTACATCTGCAATTATAGGTAGATATATTCTTACTCCAAATATATTTGATGCCCTAAAAAGAACACCATTTGGAAAAGGCGGTGAACTCCAGCTTACAGATGCCCTGATGACCCTGAGAAAAGATGAGGTTATCTATTCAAAGGATATAGAAGGAATAAGACACGATACAGGTAATAAATTCGGTTATATTCAGGCTATCGTTGATTTTGCACTTGAAAGGGAAGACACAAGGGATTTTGTAAAGGAGTTAATACTCAGAAAGGCAAAAGAGCTTGAAGGATAA
- a CDS encoding DUF503 domain-containing protein, with product MFIGSIVFDMYIPHATSLKEKRMVIRSMKEKLKAKFNVSVSEVGNQDLWQSAQVAVVTVAPDQKQVEKVMQNIINFVEINFPEVHINIYKEIY from the coding sequence ATGTTTATAGGAAGTATCGTTTTTGATATGTATATTCCTCATGCTACCTCATTAAAGGAAAAAAGGATGGTAATCCGTTCAATGAAAGAAAAATTAAAGGCTAAATTTAATGTTTCAGTATCAGAGGTTGGAAATCAGGATTTATGGCAGTCTGCACAGGTTGCAGTTGTAACAGTTGCTCCGGACCAAAAACAAGTAGAAAAAGTAATGCAAAATATAATAAACTTTGTAGAGATTAATTTTCCGGAAGTTCATATAAATATTTATAAGGAGATATATTAA
- the porA gene encoding pyruvate ferredoxin oxidoreductase — MAQTKVVALTGNQAAAEAMRQINFDVAAVYPISPQTELMGFFAEYVANGEVDTELIAVDGEHSAMATCIGAAAAGARTITASAGPGIAYMIENLYVASGMRVPIVLLDVNRALSAPLSIHCDHGDTMLTRDTGWISLFSENAQEAYHNIIMSVKISEKAMFPIIVNYDGYIVSHSIEDVEILDDETVKNFVGPSDIHRIPYPLLDVEKPVTYGATAQPDYYTECKYQQHHDFLKVYDIVKEVFTEFGEITGKHYDFIEEYKTDDAEYIGISMGSSFGTLKDAVDRLREQGKKVGAIKIRLYRPFPAKEVAQALSKAKGVVVLDRADSFDGIGGPLFKDIVTSLMWTENNPLVHNFIYGLGGREIHEEEFMKAFDRLERLEKGIDTRDTFVEYLQVRE; from the coding sequence ATGGCTCAAACAAAAGTAGTTGCTTTAACAGGTAATCAGGCTGCTGCAGAGGCTATGAGACAGATAAATTTTGATGTTGCAGCAGTCTATCCAATATCTCCACAAACAGAACTAATGGGCTTCTTTGCTGAGTATGTTGCAAATGGAGAGGTTGATACAGAGTTAATCGCCGTTGATGGTGAACACTCTGCAATGGCAACCTGTATAGGTGCAGCAGCAGCAGGTGCAAGAACAATAACAGCTTCTGCAGGTCCCGGAATTGCTTACATGATAGAAAATCTTTATGTTGCTTCTGGAATGAGGGTTCCTATTGTTCTTTTAGATGTTAACAGGGCATTATCTGCGCCACTTTCTATTCACTGTGACCATGGCGATACTATGTTAACCAGGGATACAGGTTGGATTTCCCTTTTCTCAGAAAATGCACAGGAAGCTTACCATAACATTATTATGTCTGTGAAAATATCTGAAAAGGCAATGTTCCCAATAATTGTTAATTATGACGGGTATATCGTTTCTCACTCTATAGAAGATGTAGAAATCTTAGATGACGAAACAGTTAAAAACTTTGTCGGACCTTCTGATATACACAGAATTCCATATCCACTTTTAGATGTGGAAAAACCGGTTACTTACGGTGCAACTGCTCAACCTGACTACTATACAGAATGTAAATATCAGCAGCATCATGACTTCTTAAAGGTGTATGACATTGTTAAAGAAGTGTTTACGGAATTTGGAGAAATCACAGGAAAACATTATGACTTTATAGAGGAATACAAAACAGACGATGCCGAATATATCGGAATATCAATGGGTTCATCTTTTGGAACGCTGAAAGATGCTGTTGATAGATTAAGAGAGCAGGGTAAAAAAGTAGGTGCAATAAAAATCAGACTTTACAGACCTTTCCCTGCAAAAGAAGTAGCACAGGCACTTTCTAAAGCTAAAGGAGTAGTTGTTTTAGACAGGGCAGATTCTTTTGATGGAATCGGAGGACCATTATTCAAAGATATAGTTACTTCTCTTATGTGGACAGAAAATAATCCACTGGTTCATAACTTTATCTATGGACTCGGCGGAAGGGAAATCCACGAAGAAGAATTTATGAAAGCATTTGATAGACTTGAACGCCTTGAGAAAGGCATTGATACAAGAGACACCTTTGTAGAATACTTACAAGTGAGGGAGTAA
- a CDS encoding ribosome-binding factor A, protein MKKSHKSEKVNAAIRKALSEVFLYDMPLQDNLITITNVETAPDLSKSDVYITALKDVEKVAEELNQKQGYIGHLLSKRIKIRKIPMLKFIPVPSSTI, encoded by the coding sequence ATGAAAAAAAGCCACAAATCAGAAAAAGTAAATGCAGCAATAAGAAAAGCATTAAGTGAGGTATTCCTATATGATATGCCCTTGCAAGATAATCTAATTACCATTACAAATGTGGAAACTGCACCTGATTTAAGCAAATCTGATGTTTATATAACAGCCCTGAAGGATGTTGAAAAAGTTGCCGAAGAACTAAATCAAAAGCAGGGTTATATCGGACATTTACTCAGTAAAAGAATAAAAATAAGAAAAATACCAATGCTAAAATTTATACCGGTTCCTTCATCAACTATCTAA
- a CDS encoding glycosyltransferase family 9 protein, producing MRILVIRFSSLGDVILVSSILDPLYKAGYTVDFLTLKPFAPLFEKDYRINRLISPDKNQLKSLSQIKQFASSLENYDMVIDIHRNLRSFLLTKFLNARVLKYPKNVLKRRAYTNPFLRKFIKDEFNVLQAYSQPLKELGINLSEIPKPEIILTPEEKEKVKKILPESFVAIGAGARYQNKSYPYYDKVAKLLGQKGFNVVLIGSKEDKESDSNIYPENTIDLRGRLSLRESLAAISHAKLTISNDSAVAHMSRAVQVPVLMVYGATHPYFGFAPLKEEGDYMCLNLPCQPCDIHGKKKCKLETVDCLTGIAPAEITEKALQLIKL from the coding sequence TTGAGAATACTGGTAATCAGATTTTCTTCATTGGGAGATGTGATATTAGTTAGTAGCATTCTTGACCCTCTTTATAAAGCAGGATATACCGTTGATTTTCTTACACTTAAACCTTTTGCACCTTTGTTTGAAAAGGATTACAGGATTAATAGGCTAATATCTCCTGATAAAAATCAGCTTAAATCACTTTCACAGATAAAACAGTTTGCCTCTTCTCTTGAAAACTACGACATGGTTATTGATATCCACAGAAATCTAAGGTCTTTTTTGTTAACCAAGTTCTTAAATGCCAGAGTCTTAAAATATCCAAAAAATGTATTAAAAAGAAGGGCATACACAAATCCATTTTTAAGAAAATTTATAAAAGATGAGTTTAATGTTCTACAGGCTTACAGCCAGCCCTTAAAGGAACTGGGAATAAATCTATCTGAAATACCAAAACCAGAGATAATCTTGACCCCAGAAGAAAAAGAAAAAGTTAAAAAAATTCTCCCTGAAAGTTTTGTTGCTATCGGAGCAGGAGCCAGATATCAAAATAAATCTTATCCATACTACGACAAAGTTGCAAAATTACTTGGACAGAAAGGATTTAATGTTGTGCTGATTGGTAGCAAAGAAGACAAAGAAAGCGACTCTAATATCTATCCTGAAAACACCATTGATTTAAGGGGAAGGCTTTCCCTCAGGGAAAGCCTTGCTGCCATTTCCCATGCAAAGCTTACAATCAGCAATGATAGTGCAGTGGCTCACATGTCAAGGGCTGTTCAAGTTCCTGTTCTTATGGTTTATGGTGCTACACATCCATATTTTGGATTTGCGCCATTAAAAGAAGAAGGGGATTATATGTGCCTTAACCTTCCCTGTCAGCCCTGTGATATACACGGAAAGAAAAAATGCAAACTTGAGACAGTGGATTGTCTTACCGGTATAGCCCCTGCTGAAATTACAGAAAAAGCCTTACAGTTAATTAAGTTATAA
- the recR gene encoding recombination mediator RecR codes for MENIIPETLSKVVEEISRLPGYGEKSAQRLAVNILNMPRGEALDLIKTFMQLLEKVHPCRECGIYTEDELCPICKNEDRDRSVICVVEESFDAFAIERTGKFNGLYHVIGGRLSPLEEITPEDLNIDSLIERVDKLPVKEVILATNPTVEGEATASYIYNLLKDKNITIFRIGYGLPFGAVLENADDFTLSKALEHKTPL; via the coding sequence ATGGAAAATATAATTCCTGAAACACTTTCAAAAGTAGTAGAAGAAATATCCAGACTTCCAGGCTACGGGGAGAAGTCTGCCCAGAGACTTGCTGTGAATATTTTGAACATGCCCCGTGGAGAAGCTTTAGACCTTATAAAAACATTTATGCAACTTCTGGAAAAAGTTCACCCTTGCAGAGAGTGTGGTATTTATACGGAAGATGAGCTTTGTCCAATATGCAAAAATGAAGACAGGGACAGATCGGTTATATGTGTGGTGGAAGAAAGCTTTGATGCATTTGCAATAGAAAGAACAGGAAAATTCAATGGACTTTATCATGTGATAGGTGGAAGACTATCTCCCCTTGAAGAAATAACACCGGAAGATTTAAATATTGATAGCCTTATAGAAAGGGTAGATAAACTACCAGTAAAAGAGGTTATACTGGCGACAAACCCAACGGTAGAAGGTGAAGCAACGGCTTCATATATCTATAATCTTCTCAAAGATAAAAACATCACCATATTCAGAATAGGATATGGACTCCCATTTGGAGCCGTCCTTGAAAACGCAGATGATTTCACACTATCCAAAGCCCTTGAACATAAAACTCCCCTTTAA
- the purC gene encoding phosphoribosylaminoimidazolesuccinocarboxamide synthase, producing MEKREKLYEGKAKIIYATDEPDKVIAYYKDSATAFDALKKATIKGKGVLNNTIASFFFKLLNEKGIPTHFIKQLSDREMLIYKVEIIPVEVVVRNIAAGSIVKRLGIPEKTEFNPPLVEFYLKNDELHDPIICEQHIYAMNLAKPEEVQKMKELALKVNEIIKDFMAKQGIILVDFKLEFGRKDGEIVLADEISPDTCRFWDAKTGESLDKDRFRFDLGDLIEGYKKILEKIEGEGKDA from the coding sequence ATGGAAAAAAGAGAAAAACTGTATGAGGGAAAAGCGAAAATCATATATGCCACAGACGAGCCTGATAAAGTAATAGCCTATTACAAAGATTCTGCAACAGCTTTTGATGCACTTAAAAAAGCTACAATAAAAGGAAAAGGTGTCCTTAACAACACAATAGCTTCTTTTTTCTTTAAACTTCTCAACGAAAAAGGTATCCCAACACACTTTATAAAACAGCTCTCAGATAGAGAGATGCTTATATACAAAGTTGAAATAATACCTGTTGAGGTTGTTGTCAGAAATATTGCAGCAGGAAGTATAGTAAAAAGACTTGGTATTCCGGAAAAAACTGAATTTAATCCACCTTTGGTTGAATTTTATCTAAAAAATGATGAACTCCACGACCCGATAATATGTGAACAACACATATATGCTATGAATTTGGCAAAACCTGAAGAAGTTCAAAAGATGAAAGAACTTGCCCTGAAAGTAAATGAAATCATCAAAGATTTTATGGCAAAACAGGGAATAATCCTTGTTGATTTTAAACTGGAATTTGGAAGAAAAGATGGTGAGATAGTTCTTGCAGATGAAATATCACCTGATACATGTAGATTCTGGGATGCCAAAACAGGAGAAAGCCTTGATAAAGATAGATTTAGATTTGACCTTGGAGACCTTATAGAAGGATACAAAAAAATACTTGAAAAAATAGAAGGAGAAGGGAAGGATGCTTGA
- a CDS encoding tetratricopeptide repeat protein: MEKKKLPLEQDVDIEFEYKVYMFYDFVRKNIKLFIAGIVLIILLIVAFFYYKHHQQEILNKSSSIAYQISKLYQDKKYQEAQKLIDKIKKEYPDSPFVKVAIAYDLLIKKDKNKITPEDINKLQVRLNSQQLNAGLTEYKGYLYYKNKEYGKTLNTIKTIDQRYYNYISALTLKAFTLQKTGNSSEAKNIFNEILQLSKYDYFKLLAKENL; the protein is encoded by the coding sequence ATGGAAAAGAAAAAACTTCCCCTTGAACAAGATGTTGATATTGAGTTTGAATATAAAGTCTATATGTTCTATGACTTTGTCAGGAAAAATATCAAACTTTTTATTGCAGGTATAGTCTTAATTATTTTGCTGATAGTTGCATTTTTCTATTACAAACATCATCAACAGGAAATTCTTAATAAATCCTCATCAATAGCCTATCAAATCAGCAAACTTTATCAGGACAAGAAATATCAAGAAGCCCAAAAACTTATAGATAAAATAAAAAAAGAGTATCCAGATTCCCCATTTGTTAAAGTTGCAATTGCCTATGACCTTCTTATCAAAAAAGACAAGAACAAAATAACTCCTGAAGATATAAACAAATTACAGGTAAGGCTTAACTCTCAGCAGCTTAACGCAGGACTTACAGAGTATAAAGGATATCTGTATTACAAAAACAAAGAGTATGGTAAAACATTAAATACAATCAAAACAATAGACCAGAGATATTATAACTATATTTCAGCACTTACTCTAAAGGCTTTCACGCTGCAAAAAACAGGTAATTCTTCAGAAGCAAAAAATATATTTAATGAAATTCTCCAGCTTTCAAAATATGACTACTTTAAACTTTTAGCTAAAGAGAATTTATAG
- a CDS encoding tetratricopeptide repeat protein, which translates to MSDRINILKKALEKDPNNPLGLYGLALELFKEKRYDEAILYLKKYLDIHEDEGSAYRLMAQSYLNIGDIEKAIEYYQKGIEQAKKFHHDSMVEEFQAEIENLKNML; encoded by the coding sequence ATGTCAGATAGGATAAATATCTTAAAAAAGGCTTTAGAAAAAGACCCGAATAATCCTCTTGGATTATACGGGCTTGCGCTGGAATTATTTAAAGAGAAAAGATATGATGAGGCAATTTTATATCTAAAAAAATATCTGGATATCCATGAAGATGAAGGTTCTGCTTATAGATTAATGGCACAATCTTACCTGAATATTGGAGATATTGAAAAAGCTATAGAATATTATCAAAAAGGTATTGAACAGGCTAAAAAATTCCATCACGACTCTATGGTTGAAGAGTTTCAGGCTGAAATAGAAAATCTGAAAAACATGCTTTAG